GGCGCTCATTCGACCGAGTTTGATAAGGATTCCGCGCATCCTGTGATTTGCCTGCTGGACGAGCAGCGGCAGATCACCCAAAAAGGAGGCACCATGCGGCTTGGAGCGCACCCCGCGCGGTTGGCCGCAGGCAGTCGCGCGGCGCAAGCTTACGACGCGGACAAAATCGAGGAACGGCATCGCCACCGGTATGAGTTCAACAACGTGTACCGGCAGCAGTATTCGGCACATGGGATGGAAGCGGTCGGCACTAGCCCGGAGGGTTCGCTGGTGGAGATCGTTGAGTTGAACGATCACCCGTGGTTCGTGGCGGTGCAGTTCCATCCCGAGTTCAAATCCAAGCCCACAAAATCGCATCCTTTGTTCGCCGCTTTTGTGTCGGCGGCGATCGAACGGCATGCACTGCGTGGCGAGCGCGCCAAAGAGGCGGAAACGCCGCAAGTCTGATCTGCAAATGGGGGAACCACCGATGCCTGACGAAAAGCAGCGGATCATCATCGACGAGGATTGGAAGAGCCAGGTGCAGGCCGAGCGCGACGCGGCGGAGCGGGCCGAACAAACCAAGCCTGCGGAGCGCCTGACACCCTACCCCGCCGCATCCTTCGAGGTGCTGATCGGCATGCTAGCGACGCAAGCCGCGATTGCGCTGGGCGCGGCGCAGAATCCGCTGACAGAGCAGGTTGATATCGATCTGGATCAAGCGCGGCACGTCATTGATCTATTGCAGGTGCTCGAAGACAAAACGGTGGGGAATCGGTCGCCGGAAGAGAGCGATCTGCTATCACGTCTGCTCAATGAGTTGCGGATGGGCTTTGTGGCTGTGAAGGGATATCAGGAATCGGGTGGCGGGGCCGACCAGGCCCGATGAGCTCACAGCCGAACTCTTGAGGGCACCCAGCTTGAGTTCCGCTAGCGGCTAGCGTCAACATTTTCCCCTGTTGTTGGCTATTTTGTGCGCGGCTTACAGCGTCTGGCATTGATGGGCATTCACGCTTGCGCGCAAGCCGGCTAGTCGCGGCGGAAAAAGGCGGCTAATGTTGGCGTTACGCAACGGACCGGAGTCTCTGCGCGTCGCCCAGCCACATCGAGCGCGGCCTATCGCGGAATGGAACTATCGCAGCCATCGATGGACGAGCCAATTGTCGTCACCGGCATTGGCATTATCGCGTCGGTGGGAGACCACCGCGAAGCGGTATGGCGGCAGGTCTGCGCGGGGCAATCCGGCGTGCGCCGGCTAACCGGCCTGTTGGGAATCCCCGATGAATTGATGATCGGCGCGCCGGTCGACGTGCTGGCTGACGTGCCGCGGCGCATGAAAGTGACCACGATCTGCCGGCTTGCCGCCGCGGAGGCGGTGGCGGATGCCGGCCTGGATTGGACGCGAGTGGACCGCGAGCGATTTGGCTGCGCAATCAGTGGCCACATGGGGGACACCGGGTTTGTCGAATCGCAATTAGGGATGTACGACGACAGCGCGCCGGGCGCCTTGCCTTGGTGGGCGCAGTGGATGCCCAACAGTAGTTGCGTGTCGGTGGCGAACGAATATGGGCTCCTGGGGCCGCGCATCTGCCATTCGACCGCGTGCGCGAGCGGACTGATCGACATTTTGGCCGGTGTTCGCTCGATACGAGACGGACAGTGCGACATCGCCGTAGTCGGGAGTGGCGACTTCTTGCATCCGCTGTTCGCGGCGGGTTTTGACCAGATGCGCGTCTTGGCGCAACACGACGACCCGCAGCAGGCCTGCCGGCCGTTCGATCGTGCCCGCAGTGGCTTCGTCATGGGGGAGGGAGCGGCGATTTTTGTCGTCGAGCGGCTGAGCCATGCGCGGCGGCGTGGCGCGGAGCATATTTACGCCGAGATCCTGGGGAGCGCCATGCACGCCGAGGCGCACCATGTGACGAGTCTCGACGATGACTCAACGTCGCTGGCGCATTTGATCACCGAGACGCTGCGCAAATCGAAGCTGCAGCCGACCGACATTGACTACATCAACGTACATGGCACCGGCACCGTGCAAAACGACATCGTGGAGACGCGCGGCATTCGCCATGCGATGGGCGCCGCCGCGGATCGAACGCGCGTCAGCGCGCTCAAGTCGATGTTGGGGCACTTGGTGAACGCCTCCGGCAGCGTGGAACTGGCGCTCACCACCTTGGCTCTGCGCGACGGTTTTGTGCCACCAACGGCCAATTTGACCAATCAAGACCCGCAGTGCGATCTGGACTGCACGCCGCTAGTCGGCTGCCATCTGCCGCTGGAGCACGCGATGAAGTTATCGGTGGCGTTTGGCGGACACCTGGTGGCCGTGGCAATCCGGCGTTGGCCCGACGCGCAGGCGCGGCCGGTGGAGACAGCGGCGTAGTTACTCGCCGAAAGTGTTTTTTCGTCGCAAGATGTGGTGATAGTGTTGCGCAAAGCGATGCGCCTCGTCGCGCACATACTGCAACAGCCGTAACGCATAGGAATGGCGCGACATGCGAAGCGGTTCGCTATTGCCCATGACGAACACTTCTTCGTCGCGTTTGGCCAGCGACAGCACAGTGGGAGGAGTGATTTCAAGCTGCTCGAACGCGGCCAAGCCGGCGCCAAGCTGTCCTTTGCCGCCATCGATGAGCAAGATATCGGGAAACATGTCGCCGTCCTGATCGAGACGGCGGAAGCGGCGCGCGACTACTTCGTGAATGCTGGCAAAGTCGTCGACCCCTTGCACGCCGCGAATGCGAAATCGCTTGTACCCCGGCTTGAACGGCAACCCATCGATGAACTGCACCAAGCTGGCGACCGTCTCGCCGCCGCCCAGATGAGCGATGTCGACCCCTTCGATGGTCCTGGGCGTTTGTTCCAGTTTGAGCAGCTTCTTCAGGCCGGCGAGTCCCTTCTTGGGATCGATGTAAAAGACCTCGGGCTGCACATGCTCATCGAGTTCGCCGCGCCGATCGAGATTTTCGAGCATCTGAATCTCGTCGCGTAGGCGAGCCGCCTTCTCAAACCGCAACTCCTTGGCGGCGTCGGCCATTTCGTTTCGCATTTCGGTCAGCAAGCGCTGCTTGCCACCTTCGAGGAAAAGCTGCAAGCGGCGAATGTCGCGGCGGTAGTCGTCTTTGCTGATGCGCAAATTGCAGGGGGCGGTGCATTGATTGATGCTCGCCAACAGGCAAGGGCGAAACCAGCGCCAGCGCTCGTCGTCGGCCTCAATATCCAGCGTGCAGGTGCGAAACTTGAAGATCTTCTGTAACACAGCAATCGCGCCGCGCAGCGCGCCGGCATTGGCGAACGGTCCATAGAGCTTGGTGCCGCGTTCGCTGGGCTCGCGAGTGAACTGCACACGTGGAAAGTCCTCGCGCGTGCAGATTTCCAGATAGGGAAACGATTTGTCGTCCTTGAGATCAACATTGAAGCGGGGCTGGATGTCTTTGATCAGCCGTGCCTCGGCCAACACGGCGTCGACCTCGCTATCGCACTCCAGATGGTCGATGTCAGCGATCTCGCGAACCAGGTCGGCTGTGCGTCGATCGTGCGCGGCCGCCTTGAGAAAGTAGCTCCCGGCGCGGGCTCGCAGGTTTTTTGCTTTGCCGATGTAGATCACACGACCGGCTGCGTCCTTCATCAGGTACAGCCCGGGCGTACGGGGAAACTCGCGCACCTTGGTCGCGGCGCGGCGAAATCCGAACTCGTGCGGCGACTCGTCAGACTCCGCTTCGCGCGGTTCGACAGCAGCAGCGTCGAGCGCCGCATCGACTTCGGACTCGTCCACGCTGGCGGCGTCGAGTTCCGGCAATTCGGCGTCGGCCGACGCAGGACTCAACGTGGGCGCCCACTCGATGTCAGTCGCATCGAGCGGCATTCGGCGATCATCATCTTGTCGCTTGCGGCGGGCCATGCAAGTTGCTCAGCGGAGACTTTGCCATTGTACGCGCGCCCCGGCAAATCGTCCGCTCTTGGCCTGCGCGGTTGCCGTTAAGCGAACTCGTGGAAGCCACGGCTGCGCTGGACGCTGTAGCGTGTCAGGGCTTCTTCGATGACCGGGCTGGTGGTGCTAGCGGGTTCGAATTCGTCGACGCTGACCGTCTTGCCTTCCAACGTTTTGTAGTCCTGAAAAAAGCGGCGCAACATCATCAGTCGATGGCCTGGCAGTTGCTGTGCTTCTTCATAGCCCGCGTATTCTGGGTCGTTGACCGCCACCGCTAGAATCTTGTGGTCTTTTTTTCCTGCGTCGACCATCGTCATCAGGCCGATGGCGCGAGCCGACACCAAAGTGAGCGGGGCGACCGGCTCCTGACAGAGGACCAGAATGTCCAGCGGATCGTCGTCTTCGGCCAACGTTTGCGGAATGAATCCGTAGTTGGCTGGATAATAGACGGCGGAATAGAGCATGCGATCGAGCTTGAGCAGTCCGGTGCGTTTGTCGAGCTCGTACTTGACGCTCGATCCCATCGGAATCTCGATAACGGCGGTGAATTCGAGCGGGGTGGCTCGCCGAGGGGTCACATCGTGCCAGGGGTGCATGAGACTTCTTTCGGTTGCTGTTTCTCTGTACTCGTTTGCGTCGGAAAGGCCGCGGACGCCGTGCAACCGGCGATCCGAACCAAATTCGGTTATTCCATGTTGATCTGAATCTTCAAGAGCATAGCTCCAACTGGGGAGCCCAGTTTCCGTCCGCCTCTTGTGGCAACTCGCGACTACACATTGCTGGTTTGGTCGGCATAGGTCGCCAGGTCGCTTGTCATGGCGCCGAGTCGCGTTTGTAGTTCGGCCTTGGTGTCTTCCAGATTGGCCAACATCTCCGCTGGTTCGTAGGCAAATGCGTAGAACTTCACTTTTGGTTCGGTTCCCGAAGGGCGAATGGCGACGTAATTGCCCTCCGACTCCAGATCGAGAATCACCATGTCGCCTTGCGGCAATTCGGCGGGCGTTTCGCGACCCGCTCGATCGATGATGAGCCCGCGTTCAAAATCGCGAATCCGCGACACTTGCAGTCCGGCAATTTGCCGCGGAGGTTCAGTACGCAACCGCCCCATCAATTCTCGCATACGGGCCATCCCCGACGAACCGGGCATCGTCTTCGAGACGGTCTTTTCCAGATGGCAGCCAAACTGCCAATATAGCGCATCGAGCTTTTCGTGCAGCGATTGCCCGCGGGACTTGCAGTTGGCGGCCAATTCGGCAATGAGCAGGGCAGCGACAGCGGCGTCTTTATCGCGAACGTGGGCGCCAGCTAGGTAGCCATTGGACTCCTCGGCCCCGAACAGAAACCCGGCCGGCCCGCGTTCCTCGATGAGGCCGCCGATCCATTTGAAGCCCACTAGCAAGTTACCGACGCAATCGACGCCATACGAATCGGCGATGCGCCGGACCATTTCGGTGGTGACCAGAGTTTTGGCCACGTAGCTGGTTGGCGTCAGACGCGAGCGGCGCGTTTCCAGCACATGATCGACCAGCAGCGCGGCGATTTGGTTGCCGGTAAACACCGACCACTCGCTGGCCCCGATACGCAGCGGGGCCGCGCAGCCCAGGCGATCGGCGTCTGGATCAGTGGAAATGACCAGTTCGGCGCCGCACTCACGAGCGCGCGCGATCGGCGCATCGAATGTTTCTGGGTTTTCGGGATTGGCGACATGGCCGGGCACATTGGGGAAATCGCCGTTAGGCTCGGCATGTGGTCCGAACTGCTCCACCTGGTCGAAGCCGGCGGAGGCCAAGGCGGGCAAGAGCGCGATCGCGCCGACTCCGTGCATCGGGGAGTAGATGATCTTGATGTCGCGCGGACCGGGACTGCTCTGCGCCAGCAGGGCCTCGTGATACGCGCGATCCATCCGTTCCTGGCAGTATTCGACTTGGCCGGAGTTGAGTGCTTCGGCAAAGGGGACGCGCCGGACCAATTGAACCTGCATGACACGGTCGATCACACCTTGATCGTGCGGTGGCAAGAGTTGGCCGCCCGTGGACCAATAGGCTTTGACGGCGTTGTCGCTCGGCGGGTTGTGGCTGGCGGTAATCATGATGCCGCAAGTGGAGCGGCTTTGCCTCACGGCCAGCGAACACTCCGGGGTGCTGCGAACGCCATCGAGAAAATAAACCTTGAAGCCACTCGCAACCATGATTTCGGCGCAGAGTTCGGCGAAGTGGCGGGAACGGTGACGAGTGTCGTAGGCGATGGCGCACGATAATTGAGCGCCGTCGCCATGGACTTGTCGCACATACTCGGCAAGGCCCTGAGCGCTTTCGCCCATGGTGCGATCGTTAATGGCGTTGGAACCGATCGGATACATCTTTCCGCGGCGGCCACCGGTGCCGAAGGGAATGATGGTCCAAAAGGCGTCGTCGAGTTCGCGCCATTTTTTTTGCTGAACATGTTCGACAACCTGCGGAACGTATTCGGCGTAGCGAGCGTCGGTCAGCCAAGCGCGGATATTGGCGACCGCTCCAGCCGTCAGTTGGTTTGCGGCGGCAGCTTCGTCCAGCAGCGTTAGCGCCTGTTGGGCGCTTTCAATTTGGCGAGACATTCTCAGACTCGGTTCAATTTGGCGGCCGGCTGGCGAATTCGTTTTCGCCTGCGTGAAAGAGTGAGCATGCGGACGGCATCTATTTCCAGCTTCTCATCCGTGCGTTGACCTACAGGCGCCAGAATCTGGGCGGTCCACAGATAGAATTGTGCGGAAATTGCTTTCGGCAACAAGCCATGATTCGAGGCCCTGCGTAGCGGCTAAATATCGCTTCGAAGCGGGATTTGCGACGAATCGACCGTACGACTGGGGAACCCCGTCGGTCTCGCCACGACGCTGAGGCGGAGAATCACCATTGGCGGCAATGGAAAGCCGCGCCTGTTGCGCCGGCACATTTGATCTATACTTCGCTGTGAATTGACTTTACAGGCAACTTGGGACGTG
This genomic interval from Pirellulales bacterium contains the following:
- a CDS encoding phospho-sugar mutase; amino-acid sequence: MSRQIESAQQALTLLDEAAAANQLTAGAVANIRAWLTDARYAEYVPQVVEHVQQKKWRELDDAFWTIIPFGTGGRRGKMYPIGSNAINDRTMGESAQGLAEYVRQVHGDGAQLSCAIAYDTRHRSRHFAELCAEIMVASGFKVYFLDGVRSTPECSLAVRQSRSTCGIMITASHNPPSDNAVKAYWSTGGQLLPPHDQGVIDRVMQVQLVRRVPFAEALNSGQVEYCQERMDRAYHEALLAQSSPGPRDIKIIYSPMHGVGAIALLPALASAGFDQVEQFGPHAEPNGDFPNVPGHVANPENPETFDAPIARARECGAELVISTDPDADRLGCAAPLRIGASEWSVFTGNQIAALLVDHVLETRRSRLTPTSYVAKTLVTTEMVRRIADSYGVDCVGNLLVGFKWIGGLIEERGPAGFLFGAEESNGYLAGAHVRDKDAAVAALLIAELAANCKSRGQSLHEKLDALYWQFGCHLEKTVSKTMPGSSGMARMRELMGRLRTEPPRQIAGLQVSRIRDFERGLIIDRAGRETPAELPQGDMVILDLESEGNYVAIRPSGTEPKVKFYAFAYEPAEMLANLEDTKAELQTRLGAMTSDLATYADQTSNV
- a CDS encoding excinuclease ABC subunit UvrC; its protein translation is MPLDATDIEWAPTLSPASADAELPELDAASVDESEVDAALDAAAVEPREAESDESPHEFGFRRAATKVREFPRTPGLYLMKDAAGRVIYIGKAKNLRARAGSYFLKAAAHDRRTADLVREIADIDHLECDSEVDAVLAEARLIKDIQPRFNVDLKDDKSFPYLEICTREDFPRVQFTREPSERGTKLYGPFANAGALRGAIAVLQKIFKFRTCTLDIEADDERWRWFRPCLLASINQCTAPCNLRISKDDYRRDIRRLQLFLEGGKQRLLTEMRNEMADAAKELRFEKAARLRDEIQMLENLDRRGELDEHVQPEVFYIDPKKGLAGLKKLLKLEQTPRTIEGVDIAHLGGGETVASLVQFIDGLPFKPGYKRFRIRGVQGVDDFASIHEVVARRFRRLDQDGDMFPDILLIDGGKGQLGAGLAAFEQLEITPPTVLSLAKRDEEVFVMGNSEPLRMSRHSYALRLLQYVRDEAHRFAQHYHHILRRKNTFGE
- a CDS encoding DUF1844 domain-containing protein, yielding MPDEKQRIIIDEDWKSQVQAERDAAERAEQTKPAERLTPYPAASFEVLIGMLATQAAIALGAAQNPLTEQVDIDLDQARHVIDLLQVLEDKTVGNRSPEESDLLSRLLNELRMGFVAVKGYQESGGGADQAR
- a CDS encoding beta-ketoacyl-[acyl-carrier-protein] synthase family protein: MDEPIVVTGIGIIASVGDHREAVWRQVCAGQSGVRRLTGLLGIPDELMIGAPVDVLADVPRRMKVTTICRLAAAEAVADAGLDWTRVDRERFGCAISGHMGDTGFVESQLGMYDDSAPGALPWWAQWMPNSSCVSVANEYGLLGPRICHSTACASGLIDILAGVRSIRDGQCDIAVVGSGDFLHPLFAAGFDQMRVLAQHDDPQQACRPFDRARSGFVMGEGAAIFVVERLSHARRRGAEHIYAEILGSAMHAEAHHVTSLDDDSTSLAHLITETLRKSKLQPTDIDYINVHGTGTVQNDIVETRGIRHAMGAAADRTRVSALKSMLGHLVNASGSVELALTTLALRDGFVPPTANLTNQDPQCDLDCTPLVGCHLPLEHAMKLSVAFGGHLVAVAIRRWPDAQARPVETAA
- a CDS encoding inorganic diphosphatase, whose product is MHPWHDVTPRRATPLEFTAVIEIPMGSSVKYELDKRTGLLKLDRMLYSAVYYPANYGFIPQTLAEDDDPLDILVLCQEPVAPLTLVSARAIGLMTMVDAGKKDHKILAVAVNDPEYAGYEEAQQLPGHRLMMLRRFFQDYKTLEGKTVSVDEFEPASTTSPVIEEALTRYSVQRSRGFHEFA